A single Anabas testudineus chromosome 10, fAnaTes1.2, whole genome shotgun sequence DNA region contains:
- the LOC113160370 gene encoding histone H2A-like translates to MSGRGKTGGKARAKAKTRSSRAGLQFPVGRVHRLLRKGNYAERVGAGAPVYLAAVLEYLTAEILELAGNAARDNKKTRIIPRHLQLAVRNDEELNKLLGGVTIAQGGVLPNIQAVLLPKKTEKPAGKAK, encoded by the coding sequence ATGTCAGGCCGCGGAAAGACCGGTGGAAAAGCCAGAGCGAAGGCCAAGACCCGCTCGTCCAGAGCCGGACTCCAGTTCCCCGTGGGTCGTGTCCACAGGCTGCTGCGTAAAGGCAACTACGCGGAGCGCGTCGGCGCCGGAGCTCCCGTGTACCTGGCGGCTGTCCTGGAGTATCTGACCGCTGAGATCCTGGAGCTGGCTGGAAACGCTGCCCGCGACAACAAGAAGACCAGGATCATCCCCCGTCACCTGCAGCTGGCTGTCCGCAACGACGAGGAGCTCAACAAGCTGCTGGGCGGAGTCACCATCGCTCAGGGCGGCGTGCTGCCCAACATCCAGGCGGTGCTGCTGCCCAAGAAGACCGAGAAACCCGCCGGCAAGGCCAAGTAA
- the LOC113160351 gene encoding histone H1-like has product MAEEAPAAAPAAAPAKAAKKKATKPKKTGPSVGELIVKAVSASKERSGVSASALKKALAAGGYDVDKNRARVKTAIKSLVLKGTLLQTKGVGASGSFKINKKADTKPKKPARKPAAAAPKAKKPAAKKPAKAAAAKKTKAAAAKKPAAASKSPKKVKKPAAAKKPKAKTPKKPTKSPKKAAKSPKKAAKSPKKATKSPKKAPAAAAKKAPLKKTAAKKK; this is encoded by the coding sequence ATGGCAGAAgaagctccagctgcagctccggCCGCCGCTCCGGCCAAAGCCGCCAAGAAGAAGGCCACCAAGCCCAAGAAGACTGGTCCCAGCGTGGGCGAGCTGATCGTTAAGGCCGTGTCCGCGTCCAAGGAGCGGAGCGGCGTGTCTGCTTCCGCCCTCAAGAAGGCTCTGGCTGCCGGAGGCTACGACGTGGACAAGAACAGAGCCCGCGTCAAGACCGCCATCAAGAGCCTGGTGCTGAAGGGGACTCTGCTCCAGACCAAGGGCGTCGGAGCCTCCGGCTCCTTCAAGATCAACAAGAAGGCGGACACCAAGCCCAAGAAGCCGGCACGCAAACCCGCCGCCGCCGCTCCTAAAGCCAAGAAGCCCGCCGCCAAGAAACCGGCCAAAGCCGCCGCCGCTAAGAAGACCAAAGCTGCGGCAGCGAAGAAGCCGGCAGCCGCCAGCAAGTCCCCGAAGAAGGTCAAGAAACCCGCAGCGGCCAAGAAACCCAAAGCCAAGACCCCCAAGAAGCCCACCAAGAGCCCCAAGAAGGCCGCCAAGAGCCCCAAGAAGGCCGCCAAGAGCCCCAAGAAGGCCACCAAGAGCCCCAAGAaggctcctgctgctgctgccaagaAAGCTCCGCTCAAGAAGACAGCGGCCAAGAAGAAGTGA
- the LOC113160377 gene encoding histone H2B 1/2-like, with amino-acid sequence MPDPVKAPKKGSKKAVSKSVTKSGKKKRRTRKESYAIYVYKVLKQVHPDTGISSKAMGIMNSFVSDIFERIAGEASRLAHYNKRSTITSREIQTAVRLLLPGELAKHAVSEGTKAVTKYTSSK; translated from the coding sequence ATGCCTGATCCAGTGAAAGCACCGAAGAAGGGCTCCAAGAAAGCCGTCTCTAAGAGCGTCACCAAGAGCggcaagaagaagaggaggaccaGGAAGGAGAGCTACGCCATCTACGTGTACAAGGTCCTGAAGCAGGTCCACCCCGACACCGGCATCTCGTCCAAGGCCATGGGCATCATGAACTCGTTCGTCAGCGACATCTTCGAGCGGATCGCCGGGGAGGCCTCCCGCCTGGCGCACTACAACAAGCGCTCCACCATCACCTCCAGGGAGATCCAGACCGCGGTCCGCCTCCTGCTGCCCGGTGAGCTGGCCAAGCACGCCGTGTCCGAGGGAACCAAGGCCGTCACCAAGTACACCAGCTCCaagtaa
- the LOC113160386 gene encoding histone H4, with translation MSGRGKGGKGLGKGGAKRHRKVLRDNIQGITKPAIRRLARRGGVKRISGLIYEETRGVLKVFLENVIRDAVTYTEHAKRKTVTAMDVVYALKRQGRTLYGFGG, from the coding sequence ATGAGTGGAAGAGGCAAAGGCGGGAAGGGACTCGGGAAAGGAGGCGCCAAGCGGCACCGGAAAGTTCTCCGGGACAACATCCAGGGAATCACCAAACCCGCCATCCGACGTCTGGCTCGTCGCGGCGGAGTCAAGCGCATCTCCGGTCTCATCTACGAGGAGACCCGCGGGGTGCTCAAGGTGTTCCTGGAGAACGTCATCCGTGATGCCGTCACCTACACCGAGCACGCTAAGAGGAAGACGGTGACCGCCATGGACGTGGTCTACGCCCTCAAGAGACAGGGCCGCACTCTGTACGGCTTCGGAGGTTAA
- the LOC113160320 gene encoding hexokinase-2-like, translating to MKKQSPSKKPSGRDLEKISFDYIAGRLGKFLEDQNLMGQTLPLGFSFSFPCKQEAIDKCFLIRWTKDFSCSGVEGKDVVELLKEAIHKRGDFNIGQVAVVNDTVSTMLSCSYQDPNCEIGLIIGTGTNACYMEEVKNVEHVEGEEGRMCINTEWGGFGDDGSLKDIQTECDKMVDEKSDSPGVHIFEKMISGLYLGEIVRLVLIKLTEKNLLFKGQTSTELEKKNSFKTEFISAIEQLNKGLENTKKILTDLKLEFQMVDVHVVRLVCKTVSTRSAHLCAAATAAVAERIRENRGLDQLKITVGVDGTVYKKHPNFSTEFQEKLSILAPKCDFTFLDSDGSSGTGAAKAVAVDQRLQSGR from the exons ATGAAGAAGCAGAGTCCATCAAAGAAGCCATCAGGAAGGGATCTGGAGAAGAT TTCCTTCGATTACATCGCTGGCCGTCTTGGTAAATTCCTGGAGGATCAGAATCTGATGGGACAAACTCTTCCTCTGGGTTTCAGCTTCTCCTTCCCCTGTAAACAGGAAGCAATCGACAAG tgttttctgATTCGCTGGACTAAAGACTTCAGCTGCTCTGGAGTggaaggaaaagatgtggtGGAGTTACTGAAGGAGGCCATTCACAAAAGGGGG GACTTCAACATAGGCCAAGTTGCAGTGGTGAATGACACTGTCAGCACGATGCTGAGCTGCAGCTACCAGGACCCGAACTGTGAGATCGGCTTGATCATAG GTACAGGAACCAACGCCTGCTACATGGAGGAAGTGAAGAACGTGGAACATGTGGAGGGCGAGGAGGGGAGGATGTGCATCAACACAGAGTGGGGCGGCTTCGGAGACGACGGCTCACTAAAAGACATCCAGACCGAGTGTGACAAGATGGTGGACGAGAAATCAGACAGTCCTGGTGTCCACAT CTTTGAGAAGATGATCAGTGGCCTTTATTTGGGAGAAATCGTCCGACTGGTGCTGATTAAACTGACGGAGAAAAATCTGCTGTTTAAAGGACAGACATCAACAGAActagagaagaagaacagcttTAAGACAGAGTTCATCTCTGCTATTGAGCA GCTGAATAAAGGTCTAGAAAACACCAAGAAAATTCTGACTGATTTGAAACTGGAGTTTCAAATGGTCGACGTCCACGTGGTTCGTCTGGTTTGTAAAACCGTCTCCACCCGTTCTGCACATCTCTGCGCTGCCGCCACAGCCGCTGTAGCAGAGCGAATCCGGGAGAACCGTGGACTGGACCAGCTGAAGATCACGGTGGGGGTGGATGGGACGGTCTACAAAAAGCACCCCAA TTTCAGCACAGAATTCCAGGAGAAGCTGAGCATCCTCGCCCCCAAGTGTGACTTCACCTTTCTGGACTCAGATGGCAGCAGTGGGACAGGTGCAGCCAAGGCGGTAGCTGTGGATCAGCGGCTCCAGTCCGGCCGTTAG